One genomic window of Equus caballus isolate H_3958 breed thoroughbred chromosome 6, TB-T2T, whole genome shotgun sequence includes the following:
- the REP15 gene encoding rab15 effector protein, protein MGQNPSQQVPLKDSDGALSICEVVSEAMVHAAQKLKEYLGFEAPLSNLRPASNTLNEIFLIHFITFCQEKGVDGWLTTTKMTKHQALLFGADWIWTFWGADKQIRLQLAVQTLQMSSLPPVESKPCDLSDPESRAEQSARKRSRFDKLEEFCNLIGKDCLGLFIIFGVPGKPKDIRGVVLDSVKRETVRSHLPGGKAVARFVLETEDCVPIRELLGNCLSKKDELREVGKVYISIL, encoded by the coding sequence ATGGGGCAAAACCCATCACAACAGGTGCCTCTGAAGGACAGTGACGGGGCTCTCAGCATCTGTGAGGTGGTCAGTGAAGCTATGGTCCACGCAGCTCAGAAACTGAAGGAGTATCTTGGATTTGAAGCCCCTCTGAGCAATCTACGCCCAGCTTCAAACACGCTGAATGAGATCTTCTTAATCCACTTCATCACTTTCTGCCAGGAAAAGGGAGTTGACGGCTGGCTCACCACCACCAAGATGACCAAGCACCAAGCCTTACTGTTTGGGGCAGACTGGATTTGGACCTTTTGGGGGGCTGATAAGCAAATAAGGCTTCAGCTGGCGGTACAGACTCTGCAGatgtcttctcttcctcctgtggAATCTAAGCCTTGTGACCTCTCCGATCCAGAATCCAGGGCAGAGCAGTCTGCCAGGAAGAGAAGTAGGTTCGATAAGCTGGAAGAATTCTGCAACTTGATAGGAAAGGATTGTCTGGGCCTCTTTATCATCTTTGGTGTGCCAGGAAAGCCTAAAGACATCAGAGGCGTTGTCTTGGACAGTGTCAAACGTGAGACAGTGAGGAGCCATCTGCCAGGAGGGAAGGCTGTGGCACGATTTGTCCTGGAAACTGAAGATTGTGTCCCCATCAGAGAGCTGCTTGGAAACTGTCTGAGTAAGAAAGATGAGCTGCGAGAGGTGGGCAAGGTTTATATTAGCATCCTCTGA